A section of the Humulus lupulus chromosome 2, drHumLupu1.1, whole genome shotgun sequence genome encodes:
- the LOC133816349 gene encoding geranylgeranyl transferase type-2 subunit beta 1-like encodes MGELAAEKHANYIVSVEKKKGSFESVVIEHLRMNGAYWGLTTLDLLGKLHVVDVDQIISWLISCQHELGGFGGNIGHDPHVMYTLSVVQVLALFDKLDVLDIEKVSNYVAGLQNEDGSFSGDEWGEVDTRFSYIAICCLALVHQLNKINVEKAVKYIVSCKNLDGGFGCTPGGESHVGQIFCCVGALAITGSLHHIDKDLLGWWLCERQVKSGGLNGRPETLPDVCYSWWVLSSLIMIDRVHWINKEKLVKFILDCQDVENGGISDRPDDAVDVYHTYFGVAGLSLLEYPGLKAIDPAYALPVDVVNRIFLGK; translated from the exons ATGGGAGAGTTAGCAGCGGAGAAGCATGCCAATTACATTGTATCAGTGGAAAAG AAAAAAGGGTCATTTGAATCTGTCGTGATTGAGCATTTGAGAATGAATGGAGCATATTGGGGGCTCACCACTCTTGACTTATTGGGAAAGCTTCATGTTGTGGATGTTGATCAAATTATTTCATGGCTCATAAGTTGTCAACATGAGTTAG GTGGTTTTGGTGGTAACATTGGGCATGATCCACATGTAATGTATACCCTAAGTGTTGTGCAAGTTTTAGCCCTCTTTGACAAGCTTGATGTTCTAGACATTGAGAAGGTGTCAAATT ATGTTGCTGGGCTACAAAATGAAGATGGATCATTTTCCGGGGATGAATGGGGTGAAGTTGATACAAG attctcctatattgcaatatGCTGCCTTGCATTGGTGCATCAGTTGAATAAAATTAATGTTGAGAAGGCTGTGAAGTATATAGTTAGTTGCAAAAACCTGGATGGTGGATTTGGATGTACACCGGGTGGAGAGTCTCATGTTGGGCAAA TTTTCTGTTGTGTGGGAGCTCTTGCTATTACAGGGTCTCTGCATCATATCGACAAAGACCTTCTCGGGTGGTGGTTGTGTGAGCGGCAAGTCAAATCTGGAGGTCTTAATGGGCGCCCAGAGACACTTCCAGAT GTCTGCTATTCATGGTGGGTCCTTTCTAGCCTGATCATGATTGACAGAGTACATTGGATTAACAAGGAAAAACTTGTGAAGTTCATCTTAGACTGCCAG GATGTAGAAAATGGAGGAATTTCAGATAGACCAGATGATGCAGTTGATGTATACCACACATACTTTGGTGTAGCTG GACTTTCACTTCTTGAATATCCAGGATTGAAAGCCATAGATCCAGCCTATGCTTTGCCGGTTGATGTTGTAAATAGAATTTTCTTGGGCAAATAA